One window from the genome of Cardiocondyla obscurior isolate alpha-2009 linkage group LG04, Cobs3.1, whole genome shotgun sequence encodes:
- the LOC139101722 gene encoding galactose mutarotase isoform X1, with the protein MLHLFILLASSWLGKNMAARDCISTTTWGTVNGQEIKKFTLKNNACQEVDVITYGATLTAIRTPDKKGNVADVMLGFDNIEGYLSSSNPYFGATVGRVANRIGRATFVVDGQRYNVSKNLGENSLHGGSHGWNSKIWDARIDGDRVVMTLVSPDGDEGYPGSVTATASFRLNNNGELCIEMKANSSKATPINLTNHGYFNLAGHATNAEELYKHVLMLNADRWTVTDSESIPTGEIRSVDNSIMDLRKPTILGNVINKVPGGGYDYNFCLPEPFNDKKINFVAKVLHPDSGRRLEVYSNQPGVQLYTANSIPERNETGIAGKNGANYFKHAAFCLETQNYPDAINHKNFPNSILRPGNVYNHIVIYKFGVEA; encoded by the exons ATGTTGCATCTCTTTATATTATTGGCCTCTTCTTGGCTTGG GAAGAATATGGCAGCTCGAGATTGTATTTCAACCACGACATGGGGTACTGTAAATGGacaagagataaaaaaattcacgttgaaaaataatgcTTGTCAAGAAGTTGATGTCATTACGTATGGTGCGACACTGACTGCTATTAGAACGCCagataaaaaaggaaacgtaGCCGATGTCATGCTTGGTTTTGATAATATCGAAG GATATTTGTCGTCAAGCAATCCGTATTTCGGTGCCACTGTTGGACGAGTTGCAAATCGTATTGGTAGAGCAACTTTTGTTGTGGATGGTCAACGCTATAACGTGTCGAAGAATTTAGGTGAGAACAGTCTCCACGGTGGTTCGCACGGCTGGAACTCTAAGATATGGGATGCAAGAATTGATGGAGATCGCGTGGTAATGACTTTGGTCAGTCCGGATGGTGACGAAGGCTATCCGGGATCGGTCACCGCGACGGCTAGCTTTCGACTCAACAATAATGGAGAACTATGCATAGAGATGAAAGCAAATTCTTCAAAGGCCACACCGATTAATTTGACGAATCATGGTTATTTTAATCTCGCTGGACAC gctACAAATGCAGAAGAACTGTATAAGCATGTGCTTATGCTAAATGCTGATCGGTGGACTGTCACGGATTCTGAGAGCATTCCTACCGGCGAGATTAGATCGGTTGATAACAGTATAATGGATCTTAGGAAACCAACGATCCTCGGTAACGTCATCAATAAGGTGCCAGGTGGTGGTTACGACTATAACTTCTGCTTGCCAGAGCCGTTCAAcgacaagaaaattaattttgttgctAAAGTATTGCATCCGGATTCAGGACGTCGTTTAGAGGTATACTCGAATCAACCGGGGGTTCAACTTTATACAGCGAATTCCATACCGGAGAGGAACGAAACTGGTATCGCTGGTAAAAACGGAGCGAATTATTTCAAGCATGCCGCTTTCTGCTTGGAAACGCAAAATTATCCCGACGCAATAAACCATAAAAACTTCCCCAATAGTATATTACGACCAGGCAACGTGTACAATCATATCGTCATTTACAAATTTGGAGTAGAAGCTTaa
- the LOC139101722 gene encoding galactose mutarotase isoform X2, with protein MAARDCISTTTWGTVNGQEIKKFTLKNNACQEVDVITYGATLTAIRTPDKKGNVADVMLGFDNIEGYLSSSNPYFGATVGRVANRIGRATFVVDGQRYNVSKNLGENSLHGGSHGWNSKIWDARIDGDRVVMTLVSPDGDEGYPGSVTATASFRLNNNGELCIEMKANSSKATPINLTNHGYFNLAGHATNAEELYKHVLMLNADRWTVTDSESIPTGEIRSVDNSIMDLRKPTILGNVINKVPGGGYDYNFCLPEPFNDKKINFVAKVLHPDSGRRLEVYSNQPGVQLYTANSIPERNETGIAGKNGANYFKHAAFCLETQNYPDAINHKNFPNSILRPGNVYNHIVIYKFGVEA; from the exons ATGGCAGCTCGAGATTGTATTTCAACCACGACATGGGGTACTGTAAATGGacaagagataaaaaaattcacgttgaaaaataatgcTTGTCAAGAAGTTGATGTCATTACGTATGGTGCGACACTGACTGCTATTAGAACGCCagataaaaaaggaaacgtaGCCGATGTCATGCTTGGTTTTGATAATATCGAAG GATATTTGTCGTCAAGCAATCCGTATTTCGGTGCCACTGTTGGACGAGTTGCAAATCGTATTGGTAGAGCAACTTTTGTTGTGGATGGTCAACGCTATAACGTGTCGAAGAATTTAGGTGAGAACAGTCTCCACGGTGGTTCGCACGGCTGGAACTCTAAGATATGGGATGCAAGAATTGATGGAGATCGCGTGGTAATGACTTTGGTCAGTCCGGATGGTGACGAAGGCTATCCGGGATCGGTCACCGCGACGGCTAGCTTTCGACTCAACAATAATGGAGAACTATGCATAGAGATGAAAGCAAATTCTTCAAAGGCCACACCGATTAATTTGACGAATCATGGTTATTTTAATCTCGCTGGACAC gctACAAATGCAGAAGAACTGTATAAGCATGTGCTTATGCTAAATGCTGATCGGTGGACTGTCACGGATTCTGAGAGCATTCCTACCGGCGAGATTAGATCGGTTGATAACAGTATAATGGATCTTAGGAAACCAACGATCCTCGGTAACGTCATCAATAAGGTGCCAGGTGGTGGTTACGACTATAACTTCTGCTTGCCAGAGCCGTTCAAcgacaagaaaattaattttgttgctAAAGTATTGCATCCGGATTCAGGACGTCGTTTAGAGGTATACTCGAATCAACCGGGGGTTCAACTTTATACAGCGAATTCCATACCGGAGAGGAACGAAACTGGTATCGCTGGTAAAAACGGAGCGAATTATTTCAAGCATGCCGCTTTCTGCTTGGAAACGCAAAATTATCCCGACGCAATAAACCATAAAAACTTCCCCAATAGTATATTACGACCAGGCAACGTGTACAATCATATCGTCATTTACAAATTTGGAGTAGAAGCTTaa
- the LOC139101711 gene encoding ATP-binding cassette sub-family F member 3 isoform X1, translating to MATCGEYIRSQFPTIDDDLYQYVQGILDSSKDDFEDGDEVYEAIGQVLHEVADKSENEVRQICGRLLEILKGSSNGSDMDKRRNGVNKVLNAPVHLGSLAATLEEQVEQIKSIWVTTRDDAMKVDAKKLEKAEAKLQQKQERRIVNEQGSASRINTANNMAESTASASQMTSKKDSRMETKGGVNKAQDIRIENFDVAYGDRVLLQGADLTLAFGRRYGLIGRNGLGKTTLLRMISSKQLRIPSHVRVLHVEQEVAGDDTSALESVLECDEERSALLSQEVKLQATIEKDGSKENDALDEELARVYEAMQLAEVDKAPAKASAILSGLGFSVERQSWPTKAFSGGWRMRLALARALFSKPDLLLLDEPTNMLDIKAILWLEKYLQTWPKTLLVVSHDRKFLDTVPTDILYLREQKIEAYRGNYEQFIKTKGERERNQQREYEAQQAKRAHVQEFIDKFRYNANRASSVQSKIKMLEKLPDLKPMKKESEVTLNFPEVEPLSPPILQLNEVSYSYNGIDLVFSNVNLTANLQSRICIVGENGAGKTTLLKIITGALSPTRGTVHVHRNLKFGYFSQHHVDQLDMNVCPVELLQMHFPGKPIEEYRRMLGSFGISGNLALQTINSLSGGQKSRVAFALMCAAMPNFLVLDEPTNHLDIESIEALGKALNNCQAGVILVSHDERLIQMVCTELWVCGEGSVRCVEEGFEEYRRIIERELEL from the exons ATGGCGACCTGCGGCGAGTATATTCGCAGCCAATTCCCAACGATAGACGACGACCTGTATCAGTATGTCCAAG GCATTCTGGACAGTTCGAAGGACGATTTCGAGGACGGTGACGAGGTCTACGAGGCGATCGGACAGGTGCTGCACGAGGTGGCTGACAAATCAGAAAACGAGGTTAG GCAAATATGCGGAAGGCTGTTGGAAATATTGAAAGGTAGCTCAAACGGCAGTGACATGGATAAGAGGAGAAACGGCGTTAACAAAGTATTAAATGCTCCGGTGCATCTGGGTTCGCTAGCCGCTACTTTGGAAGAACAGGTCgaacaaattaaaagtatatggGTTACAACTAGGGACGACGCGATG AAAGTAGATGCCAAGAAGCTGGAAAAGGCTGAGGCAAAGTTGCAACAAAAACAGGAAAGACGAATTGTAAACGAGCAGGGATCGGCTTCTCGTATTAATACTGCCAATAATATGGCTGAAAGTACAGCCAGTGCCAGCCAAATGACGAGTAAGAAAGATAGCCGGATGGAGACGAAAGGTGGAGTTAATAAGGCTCAGGACATCAGAATAGAGAACTTCGATGTCGCTTACGGCGATAGAGTATTGTTGCAAGGTGCTGACTTGACGCTTGCATTCGGCAGACGATACGGTTTAATAGGCAGAAATGGGCTCGGTAAAACTACTCTGCTTCGAATGATATCAAG CAAGCAATTGAGAATACCGTCGCATGTACGAGTTTTACACGTCGAGCAAGAAGTAGCGGGCGACGACACATCCGCACTCGAATCTGTATTGGAATGCGACGAAGAACGGAGCGCGTTGCTCAGTCAGGAGGTCAAGTTGCAGGCAACGATAGAAAAGGATGGCTCTAAGGAGAATGACGCGTTAGATGAAGAATTAGCTCGGGTTTACGAAGCGATGCAGTTAGCCGAGGTCGACAAGGCACCTGCTAAAGCAAGCGCGATTTTGTCGGGACTCGGATTCTCCGTCGAGAGACAGTCTTGGCCCACTAAAGCGTTTTCCGGTGGCTGGCGAATGAGACTCGCTCTCGCGAGGGCATTGTTCTCCAAGCCAGATTTATTACTGCTCGATGAACCGACCAACATGTTGGATATCAAAGCGATTCTGTGGTTGGAAAAGTATTTGCAAACGTGGCCAAAAACATTGCTTGTAGTGTCGCATGACCGAAAGTTTTTAGATACC GTGCCTACTGATATTCTCTACTTGCGTGAACAAAAAATAGAAGCGTATCGTGGCAATTAcgaacaatttataaaaacgaAAGGTgagcgcgagagaaaccaGCAACGAGAGTATGAAGCTCAACAAGCGAAGAGAGCGCACGTACAGgaatttattgataaattcCGATACAATGCGAATCGCGCGTCTAGTGTACAAagcaagataaaaatgttagaaaaatt ACCTGACTTAAAGCCAATGAAGAAGGAAAGCGAAGTGACACTCAATTTCCCTGAAGTTGAACCTTTAAGTCCACCGATATTGCAGCTCAATGAAGTCTCGTACAGTTACAACGGGATTGATTTAGTATTCAGCAACGTGAATCTTACTGCCAATCTGCAATCGCGCATTTGCATCGTCGGGGAGAATGGTGCGGGTAAAACTACgctcttgaaaattattacaggTGCATTGAGTCCGACACGAGGCACGGTACATGTACACCGAAATCTTAAGTTTGGATATTTTAGTCAACATCACGTTGATCAATTGGACATGAATGTTTGTCCCGTCGAACTGTTACAAATGCATTTTCCCG GTAAACCAATCGAAGAATATAGGCGAATGCTTGGGAGTTTCGGCATAAGCGGTAATTTGGCTTTGCAAACCATAAATTCCCTTTCAGGAGGACAGAAGTCTAGAGTAGCGTTCGCATTAATGTGCGCCGCAATGCCAAATTTTCTAGTGCTCGACGAGCCCACGAATCATCTCGATATCGAATCAATCGAGGCATTGGGAAAAGCTCTCAACAACTGCCAA gCTGGTGTAATATTGGTATCGCACGATGAACGTTTAATCCAAATGGTTTGTACAGAATTATGGGTTTGTGGAGAAGGATCGGTTCGATGTGTTGAAGAAGGTTTCGAAGAATATCGTAGAATTATTGAGAGGGAACTTGAATTATAA
- the LOC139101711 gene encoding ATP-binding cassette sub-family F member 3 isoform X2: MSKAFWTVRRTISRTVTRSTRRSDRCCTRWLTNQKTRQICGRLLEILKGSSNGSDMDKRRNGVNKVLNAPVHLGSLAATLEEQVEQIKSIWVTTRDDAMKVDAKKLEKAEAKLQQKQERRIVNEQGSASRINTANNMAESTASASQMTSKKDSRMETKGGVNKAQDIRIENFDVAYGDRVLLQGADLTLAFGRRYGLIGRNGLGKTTLLRMISSKQLRIPSHVRVLHVEQEVAGDDTSALESVLECDEERSALLSQEVKLQATIEKDGSKENDALDEELARVYEAMQLAEVDKAPAKASAILSGLGFSVERQSWPTKAFSGGWRMRLALARALFSKPDLLLLDEPTNMLDIKAILWLEKYLQTWPKTLLVVSHDRKFLDTVPTDILYLREQKIEAYRGNYEQFIKTKGERERNQQREYEAQQAKRAHVQEFIDKFRYNANRASSVQSKIKMLEKLPDLKPMKKESEVTLNFPEVEPLSPPILQLNEVSYSYNGIDLVFSNVNLTANLQSRICIVGENGAGKTTLLKIITGALSPTRGTVHVHRNLKFGYFSQHHVDQLDMNVCPVELLQMHFPGKPIEEYRRMLGSFGISGNLALQTINSLSGGQKSRVAFALMCAAMPNFLVLDEPTNHLDIESIEALGKALNNCQAGVILVSHDERLIQMVCTELWVCGEGSVRCVEEGFEEYRRIIERELEL; this comes from the exons ATGTCCAAG GCATTCTGGACAGTTCGAAGGACGATTTCGAGGACGGTGACGAGGTCTACGAGGCGATCGGACAGGTGCTGCACGAGGTGGCTGACAAATCAGAAAACGAG GCAAATATGCGGAAGGCTGTTGGAAATATTGAAAGGTAGCTCAAACGGCAGTGACATGGATAAGAGGAGAAACGGCGTTAACAAAGTATTAAATGCTCCGGTGCATCTGGGTTCGCTAGCCGCTACTTTGGAAGAACAGGTCgaacaaattaaaagtatatggGTTACAACTAGGGACGACGCGATG AAAGTAGATGCCAAGAAGCTGGAAAAGGCTGAGGCAAAGTTGCAACAAAAACAGGAAAGACGAATTGTAAACGAGCAGGGATCGGCTTCTCGTATTAATACTGCCAATAATATGGCTGAAAGTACAGCCAGTGCCAGCCAAATGACGAGTAAGAAAGATAGCCGGATGGAGACGAAAGGTGGAGTTAATAAGGCTCAGGACATCAGAATAGAGAACTTCGATGTCGCTTACGGCGATAGAGTATTGTTGCAAGGTGCTGACTTGACGCTTGCATTCGGCAGACGATACGGTTTAATAGGCAGAAATGGGCTCGGTAAAACTACTCTGCTTCGAATGATATCAAG CAAGCAATTGAGAATACCGTCGCATGTACGAGTTTTACACGTCGAGCAAGAAGTAGCGGGCGACGACACATCCGCACTCGAATCTGTATTGGAATGCGACGAAGAACGGAGCGCGTTGCTCAGTCAGGAGGTCAAGTTGCAGGCAACGATAGAAAAGGATGGCTCTAAGGAGAATGACGCGTTAGATGAAGAATTAGCTCGGGTTTACGAAGCGATGCAGTTAGCCGAGGTCGACAAGGCACCTGCTAAAGCAAGCGCGATTTTGTCGGGACTCGGATTCTCCGTCGAGAGACAGTCTTGGCCCACTAAAGCGTTTTCCGGTGGCTGGCGAATGAGACTCGCTCTCGCGAGGGCATTGTTCTCCAAGCCAGATTTATTACTGCTCGATGAACCGACCAACATGTTGGATATCAAAGCGATTCTGTGGTTGGAAAAGTATTTGCAAACGTGGCCAAAAACATTGCTTGTAGTGTCGCATGACCGAAAGTTTTTAGATACC GTGCCTACTGATATTCTCTACTTGCGTGAACAAAAAATAGAAGCGTATCGTGGCAATTAcgaacaatttataaaaacgaAAGGTgagcgcgagagaaaccaGCAACGAGAGTATGAAGCTCAACAAGCGAAGAGAGCGCACGTACAGgaatttattgataaattcCGATACAATGCGAATCGCGCGTCTAGTGTACAAagcaagataaaaatgttagaaaaatt ACCTGACTTAAAGCCAATGAAGAAGGAAAGCGAAGTGACACTCAATTTCCCTGAAGTTGAACCTTTAAGTCCACCGATATTGCAGCTCAATGAAGTCTCGTACAGTTACAACGGGATTGATTTAGTATTCAGCAACGTGAATCTTACTGCCAATCTGCAATCGCGCATTTGCATCGTCGGGGAGAATGGTGCGGGTAAAACTACgctcttgaaaattattacaggTGCATTGAGTCCGACACGAGGCACGGTACATGTACACCGAAATCTTAAGTTTGGATATTTTAGTCAACATCACGTTGATCAATTGGACATGAATGTTTGTCCCGTCGAACTGTTACAAATGCATTTTCCCG GTAAACCAATCGAAGAATATAGGCGAATGCTTGGGAGTTTCGGCATAAGCGGTAATTTGGCTTTGCAAACCATAAATTCCCTTTCAGGAGGACAGAAGTCTAGAGTAGCGTTCGCATTAATGTGCGCCGCAATGCCAAATTTTCTAGTGCTCGACGAGCCCACGAATCATCTCGATATCGAATCAATCGAGGCATTGGGAAAAGCTCTCAACAACTGCCAA gCTGGTGTAATATTGGTATCGCACGATGAACGTTTAATCCAAATGGTTTGTACAGAATTATGGGTTTGTGGAGAAGGATCGGTTCGATGTGTTGAAGAAGGTTTCGAAGAATATCGTAGAATTATTGAGAGGGAACTTGAATTATAA
- the LOC139101719 gene encoding uncharacterized protein isoform X1, with the protein MTHLGGTNRNRKSIERMSVPPPPPPPQANASVGPPVGDNRGLLLQSIRAGKTLKKTTTVDKSAPAVAGRVKGESTNVSSSNSCIKISNGVTTTNSSNGRMLLGDLFVGGMPKLKPTGLRGNKTEKEEQSVNNSSFLHSSPGSSHSIKRGPPPVPPPAAQKPQLFSQGQSVTDSITSNPEVVPRGFAKSPIVPKLAPSATLQKPSPPPKKLNLTSNTSVARAQSMRLPRSPPVLVPFSLHQSQDCLNEAAMPQPARPAMRILRPPVTKPPSPPISRTNMPVSRLPSESPSAPPVPPASRSNTMPITRAAPPPPSRIAVTAPCIPPPPPPLPHRPAPTHQRLAPPPPPSTPPTPPTRSLSVRNGGSQAGTSVDLEVRFADMFHISSNFPQPEPFRGFTKIYSSRNAAKQQAPAPPLQPSSTPNTLHPLNTSSGNKQWQHNATSLAY; encoded by the exons ATGACACATCTCGGTGGAACGAACCGAAATCGTAAATC GATAGAAAGAATGTCTGTgccaccaccgccaccgcctcCCCAGGCCAATGCTTCCGTGGGCCCACCAGTGGGCGACAACAGAGGCCTGTTGCTGCAGTCTATAAGAGCAGGCAAAACTCTGAAGAAGACTACTACAGTGGATAAAAGCGCACCTGCTGTTGCTG GAAGGGTTAAAGGTGAATCGACAAATGTTTCGTCAAGCAATAGCTGTATTAAAATTAGTAACGGCGTCACCACCACCAATTCGAGCAATGGACGCATGTTACTTGGCGATTTATTTGTGGGTGGTATGCCAAAGTTGAAACCCACGGGACTGAGAGGTAACAAGACCGAGAAGGAAGAGCAAAGTGTGAATAATTCTAGTTTCCTTCATTCTTCGCCCGGATCGTCCCACAGTATAAAACGTGGCCCGCCACCAGTTCCACCACCAGCCGCACAAAAACCGCAGTTATTCAGCCAG GGGCAAAGCGTCACCGATTCTATAACGAGCAATCCAGAGGTTGTGCCAAGAGGATTCGCGAAATCACCCATTGTGCCTAAATTAGCGCCGTCTGCCACCCTGCAGAAACCATCACCGCCGCCGAAGAAGCTCAATCTAACGAGTAACACAAGTGTAGCGAGAGCGCAGAGCATGCGGCTGCCACGATCACCGCCGGTCTTGGTGCCGTTTTCCTTGCACCAGTCGCAAGATTGTTTGAACGAGGCTGCCATGCCGCAGCCCGCGAGACCCGCGATGCGAATTCTTAGGCCGCCAGTGACGAAGCCACCGTCACCGCCAATCTCAAGAACGAACATGCCCGTGTCGAGATTACCGTCTGAGTCACCATCGGCACCACCGGTGCCGCCGGCCTCGCGGTCGAACACGATGCCCATCACGAGAGCggctccgccgccgccgtcaaGGATCGCGGTCACCGCGCCATGTATACCGCCTCCTCCACCGCCTCTTCCCCATCGGCCCGCACCGACGCATCAGAGACTggcaccgccgccgccaccctcGACGCCTCCTACACCTCCTACAAGAAGTCTGTCGGTGCGCAACGGCGGCAGCCAAGCGGGAACCTCTGTCGACCTGGAGGTACGGTTCGCCGATATGTTTCACATCTCGTCGAATTTTCCACAACCGGAACCCTTCAGAGGCTTCACAAAGATTTATAGTAGCAGGAATG caGCAAAGCAACAAGCACCAGCTCCACCTCTTCAACCGTCATCTACTCCTAACACCCTGCATCCGTTAAACACTTCGTCTGGGAATAAACAGTGGCAACATAATGCAACTTCTTtggcatattaa
- the LOC139101719 gene encoding uncharacterized protein isoform X3, protein MSVPPPPPPPQANASVGPPVGDNRGLLLQSIRAGKTLKKTTTVDKSAPAVAGRVKGESTNVSSSNSCIKISNGVTTTNSSNGRMLLGDLFVGGMPKLKPTGLRGNKTEKEEQSVNNSSFLHSSPGSSHSIKRGPPPVPPPAAQKPQLFSQGQSVTDSITSNPEVVPRGFAKSPIVPKLAPSATLQKPSPPPKKLNLTSNTSVARAQSMRLPRSPPVLVPFSLHQSQDCLNEAAMPQPARPAMRILRPPVTKPPSPPISRTNMPVSRLPSESPSAPPVPPASRSNTMPITRAAPPPPSRIAVTAPCIPPPPPPLPHRPAPTHQRLAPPPPPSTPPTPPTRSLSVRNGGSQAGTSVDLEVRFADMFHISSNFPQPEPFRGFTKIYSSRNAAKQQAPAPPLQPSSTPNTLHPLNTSSGNKQWQHNATSLAY, encoded by the exons ATGTCTGTgccaccaccgccaccgcctcCCCAGGCCAATGCTTCCGTGGGCCCACCAGTGGGCGACAACAGAGGCCTGTTGCTGCAGTCTATAAGAGCAGGCAAAACTCTGAAGAAGACTACTACAGTGGATAAAAGCGCACCTGCTGTTGCTG GAAGGGTTAAAGGTGAATCGACAAATGTTTCGTCAAGCAATAGCTGTATTAAAATTAGTAACGGCGTCACCACCACCAATTCGAGCAATGGACGCATGTTACTTGGCGATTTATTTGTGGGTGGTATGCCAAAGTTGAAACCCACGGGACTGAGAGGTAACAAGACCGAGAAGGAAGAGCAAAGTGTGAATAATTCTAGTTTCCTTCATTCTTCGCCCGGATCGTCCCACAGTATAAAACGTGGCCCGCCACCAGTTCCACCACCAGCCGCACAAAAACCGCAGTTATTCAGCCAG GGGCAAAGCGTCACCGATTCTATAACGAGCAATCCAGAGGTTGTGCCAAGAGGATTCGCGAAATCACCCATTGTGCCTAAATTAGCGCCGTCTGCCACCCTGCAGAAACCATCACCGCCGCCGAAGAAGCTCAATCTAACGAGTAACACAAGTGTAGCGAGAGCGCAGAGCATGCGGCTGCCACGATCACCGCCGGTCTTGGTGCCGTTTTCCTTGCACCAGTCGCAAGATTGTTTGAACGAGGCTGCCATGCCGCAGCCCGCGAGACCCGCGATGCGAATTCTTAGGCCGCCAGTGACGAAGCCACCGTCACCGCCAATCTCAAGAACGAACATGCCCGTGTCGAGATTACCGTCTGAGTCACCATCGGCACCACCGGTGCCGCCGGCCTCGCGGTCGAACACGATGCCCATCACGAGAGCggctccgccgccgccgtcaaGGATCGCGGTCACCGCGCCATGTATACCGCCTCCTCCACCGCCTCTTCCCCATCGGCCCGCACCGACGCATCAGAGACTggcaccgccgccgccaccctcGACGCCTCCTACACCTCCTACAAGAAGTCTGTCGGTGCGCAACGGCGGCAGCCAAGCGGGAACCTCTGTCGACCTGGAGGTACGGTTCGCCGATATGTTTCACATCTCGTCGAATTTTCCACAACCGGAACCCTTCAGAGGCTTCACAAAGATTTATAGTAGCAGGAATG caGCAAAGCAACAAGCACCAGCTCCACCTCTTCAACCGTCATCTACTCCTAACACCCTGCATCCGTTAAACACTTCGTCTGGGAATAAACAGTGGCAACATAATGCAACTTCTTtggcatattaa
- the LOC139101719 gene encoding uncharacterized protein isoform X2, which produces MTHLGGTNRNRKSIERMSVPPPPPPPQANASVGPPVGDNRGLLLQSIRAGKTLKKTTTVDKSAPAVAGRVKGESTNVSSSNSCIKISNGVTTTNSSNGRMLLGDLFVGGMPKLKPTGLRGNKTEKEEQSVNNSSFLHSSPGSSHSIKRGPPPVPPPAAQKPQLFSQGQSVTDSITSNPEVVPRGFAKSPIVPKLAPSATLQKPSPPPKKLNLTSNTSVARAQSMRLPRSPPVLVPFSLHQSQDCLNEAAMPQPARPAMRILRPPVTKPPSPPISRTNMPVSRLPSESPSAPPVPPASRSNTMPITRAAPPPPSRIAVTAPCIPPPPPPLPHRPAPTHQRLAPPPPPSTPPTPPTRSLSVRNGGSQAGTSVDLEVRFADMFHISSNFPQPEPFRGFTKIYSSRNGFFQSTNFFRRRFSTLQQKIQGMKTLSI; this is translated from the exons ATGACACATCTCGGTGGAACGAACCGAAATCGTAAATC GATAGAAAGAATGTCTGTgccaccaccgccaccgcctcCCCAGGCCAATGCTTCCGTGGGCCCACCAGTGGGCGACAACAGAGGCCTGTTGCTGCAGTCTATAAGAGCAGGCAAAACTCTGAAGAAGACTACTACAGTGGATAAAAGCGCACCTGCTGTTGCTG GAAGGGTTAAAGGTGAATCGACAAATGTTTCGTCAAGCAATAGCTGTATTAAAATTAGTAACGGCGTCACCACCACCAATTCGAGCAATGGACGCATGTTACTTGGCGATTTATTTGTGGGTGGTATGCCAAAGTTGAAACCCACGGGACTGAGAGGTAACAAGACCGAGAAGGAAGAGCAAAGTGTGAATAATTCTAGTTTCCTTCATTCTTCGCCCGGATCGTCCCACAGTATAAAACGTGGCCCGCCACCAGTTCCACCACCAGCCGCACAAAAACCGCAGTTATTCAGCCAG GGGCAAAGCGTCACCGATTCTATAACGAGCAATCCAGAGGTTGTGCCAAGAGGATTCGCGAAATCACCCATTGTGCCTAAATTAGCGCCGTCTGCCACCCTGCAGAAACCATCACCGCCGCCGAAGAAGCTCAATCTAACGAGTAACACAAGTGTAGCGAGAGCGCAGAGCATGCGGCTGCCACGATCACCGCCGGTCTTGGTGCCGTTTTCCTTGCACCAGTCGCAAGATTGTTTGAACGAGGCTGCCATGCCGCAGCCCGCGAGACCCGCGATGCGAATTCTTAGGCCGCCAGTGACGAAGCCACCGTCACCGCCAATCTCAAGAACGAACATGCCCGTGTCGAGATTACCGTCTGAGTCACCATCGGCACCACCGGTGCCGCCGGCCTCGCGGTCGAACACGATGCCCATCACGAGAGCggctccgccgccgccgtcaaGGATCGCGGTCACCGCGCCATGTATACCGCCTCCTCCACCGCCTCTTCCCCATCGGCCCGCACCGACGCATCAGAGACTggcaccgccgccgccaccctcGACGCCTCCTACACCTCCTACAAGAAGTCTGTCGGTGCGCAACGGCGGCAGCCAAGCGGGAACCTCTGTCGACCTGGAGGTACGGTTCGCCGATATGTTTCACATCTCGTCGAATTTTCCACAACCGGAACCCTTCAGAGGCTTCACAAAGATTTATAGTAGCAGGAATG gtTTTTTTCAAAGTACTAACTTTTTCCGACGCCGCTTCTCTACCTTGCAGCAAAAAATACAAGGCATGAAGACACTAAGCATATGA